The Portunus trituberculatus isolate SZX2019 chromosome 7, ASM1759143v1, whole genome shotgun sequence genome contains the following window.
tctctctctaatcaatcAAAATATATCTACATGGTTTTAATGGCTTTTGAGACAGACTGAATGAAGCAAACCAGTGAATAACGGAAGAAAGACGTGAATAGAAGCgatttaaaaacaaaacaaaacaagccacaagaagaagaggaagaagatcagCTGTagcggtgaagagagagagagaatgatgctgTGTAGAACGATAAGGACATTTTTCCCACGAGGACTACCCACAATCACCCCTGTCACCCCTGCTGCCACCCTACTAAGGCCCCTGCACACCACTCATGCCAGGCCACTCAAAGAAAGTAAGTCTAccatttgtttattgtttttattgttttgttttgttttctaggcTCTATTCCACCAGTAAATGGTGCTCTACAGGGCCtcatacaaaattatatatacatagttgccctaaatacatacaaatgaaaataaaaatatatatactaataaatagaactttgtattttttttttttttttttatgtaaagagGATAAAGTCAAGAGTGGCACCTCCTTTGTAATGATTGAAACAGGCGTGGCAGGTGACAGAGTATTTACTggacaacgtgtgtgtgtgtgtgtgtgtgtgtgtgtgtgtttaatgtggGCACGGCTTTAGTAAGGCCATACTTATTCAAGGAATATTCCGGTGCCTGCACACTAAGCCCACAATGGTTTGGTTTTGGTAGTTTTGGTTACTGTTTGCATTttcgttaggttgggttagtgtttgtggtaaggttaggttaggttaggataggatagggtaGATTAGGGTGAGGATAAGATAATTTCAGCAAAAATtatccatgattttttttatttttcattttttttttttttttggggggggggttagatttggttaggggGGTGTTTGGTGGGTGCAGCCCCCTggttagtagtagtgtagtgtttTGAGAAGCATTGGACTAAAATTAACACCATTATAACCATTAACCATTACAAAAAGattaaccaccactactactactactactactactacttctaccaccaccaccaccaccactactaatactaccattaCCTTCCTAACagttgtggtggaggaggaggccgggGGGGACACAGTGGTGAGGGGGCAGTACCTCCCCTCCCCGAAGTCATCTCTGCTGCTCAAGCctgacagggaggcagggaaggcgtGTCCACTCTGTGCCCTCGATCTGGACGTCAAGCACACTGTAGgtacccggagagagagagagagagatttacttacacatatatttattcaatttagagagagagagagagagagatgagacttACTTACACATATATTTAtctaattcagagagagagagagaaagaaacttatacacacacacccatccacccacccatccacaccactaacaaaccctctctctcccccaccttctcctgcaccctcaccctctctccacCCGCAGGACGTCCTTATCCTGTCCCAGTTCATGC
Protein-coding sequences here:
- the LOC123520155 gene encoding 28S ribosomal protein S18a, mitochondrial-like, coding for MMLCRTIRTFFPRGLPTITPVTPAATLLRPLHTTHARPLKEIVVEEEAGGDTVVRGQYLPSPKSSLLLKPDREAGKACPLCALDLDVKHTDVLILSQFMREDGSVLPRRVTGLCGKQQRRLTWLVIMAQKAGLMPNLAPATSKRDPSKRQRSKKFNRYFDESTLPQ